Sequence from the Pirellulales bacterium genome:
TGATCGCCCGGTCGCCGATGGTCACCCCGCCGGCGGTCATCAGGCGGACCCCCGCGCCGATCTCGACGTCGTCGCCGATTTCGAGCCGTTCGGGACAGTCGACGGTCACGTCCGGGGCGATTCGCGCCCGGCGGCCGACCAAGGCCCCGGCCGCCCGCAACGACTCGACGTCGTAGGGCCGGCACAGGGCGCCGGCAGCCGGGGGGACGGCACGGCTCGGCTCGGAGGCGGAATCCACGTTCGTCATCGCAACGGCTGGTTCAGTCACGTAGGTCTCCTTGCGAAGTGCGAGAGTTGCCGGCGGGTCGACGCTGCTCGACCACCGCCGGCCATTATCCCGAACGCCGCAGGAAGATTCGACAACGATTTTTGGGCCACTTTCCGGCGACGACTGTATGCGGTTCACTTGGTGCAAACCCATTCAGGGGCAGGACCCCCGCCGAGGACCCACTGGTACGTGGCGACGAATTGCCCGGCGATCCTGGGCCAGGCGAATCGCTCCTCGACGAGCCGCCGACCGCGGGCGCCCGTCGACCGCAGATCGGCGGGCGACAGGCTCGCCAGCGTTCGCAGCCCCGCGGCGATCGACTCGGGACGCGGTTCGATCCGCAGCGCGGCCTCGGCCGCGAACATCTCGGGGAGGTTGCAATGGTCGGTGATCAGCAGGGGAAGGCCGTACGAGCTCGCTTCGAGCGCTGCCACGGGGAGCCCCTCGCTGTGCGACGGGAGGATGAACGCGCTCGACGCGCAGATCAGCTCGTGCTTGTCCCGGCCGTACTTCGGGCCGACCAGATCGACGCTGTCGGCGATCCCGGCGTCGGCCGCCTGCCGACGAAGTCCGGAGAGCATGTCGGCGTCGTCGGCGCCGGCGACGACCAGCCGCCATTCGCGGCGTTCCGTCGCGCTGAGGGACGCCCAGCCGGCCAGCAGTTCGTGCAGCCCCTTCTTCGGGTGAAGCCGACCCAAGAACAGCAATTGTCGCGGCCCGTCGGCGAGCGGCGCCGGTTCTTCGGGCAGGTTCACCCCGTTGGGGATCACCGCGACCGGGTTGCAGAGCCCCATCGCTCGGGCGCTGTCGCGCTCGGCGTCGCACAGCGCATGCAAGCAAGCCGCCCGGCGCAGATGCCGATTCTCGTAGAGCGCCAGAGCCAGTCGCTTCTTCCACCGCGACAGGCGGAGGGCCCAAGGGTCGATCATGCCGTGGGGCGAGACGAGGTAGGGCTTTCGCGTCGCCCGCTCCCATGCCGACACCGAGGCCGACAGAAGTTGCCACAAGCCGTGCGTGTGAACGAGGTCGGGGGCCAGTTCGACAAGCGTCTCCCGCAGTCGGGGCGCGTAGCCGAGTCGGGCCGGTCCGACGACGGGACTCAGCCGGGGTCGGACCGCCGACCACGCGGCCAAGTCGGCCGACGCATGGTCGTCCTCGAGCGAGGCGACCCCCAGCTCGACGTTGCCTGTGGCGGCGAGCGCCTCGGTCAGATCGCGCACGGCCGCCGCGACGCCGGCGCCGCTGCGGGAGATCGACCCGGTGACCAACGCGACCTTCATCGGGGGGCGACTCGCAACGCCAAGCGGGTCAGGGCGCGATCGAGCAGCCGCGACCCTCGCGCTCGGGCCGTCAGCGACGCCTCGGCGGCGCGCAGCAAACCGCGGGCGAATCGGTCGGGCCCCCACTGGTCGACGATCCGCCGGCTGGCGACGGCCATGTCTTGGAGCCGGGCGTCGGGAAGCCCGCTGATCCGCAGCAGCACCGTGGTCATTCCGGCGACGTCGTACGGGTCGAAGGTCCAGCCGTTCACTCCTTCGTGGACGAGATCGGGCGCGCAGCCGCAGCGGTCCGAAACGAGCACCGGCAGCCCCGAGGCCATGGCCTCGTTGACGACCAATCCCCATTGTTCCGAAGTGCTCGCCTGCACGTACGCGCCGGCAAGTCCGTAGTACGCCGGCATCTGGTCGTAGCCGGCGAACCCGGGAAACAGGGCGGCCTCGCCAAGGTCGAGCCGCTCGGCCTCGGCTTCGAGCGCGGGACGCAACTCGCCGTCGCCTGCGATCACAAGCTTCCATGCCGCCGAGCCCGCTTGCCGCCGGTACTCGGCGTAGGCCTGCAGAAGCCGGCTGAGGTTCTTCTTGGCGATGAAGCGGGCCGCGGTCAAGAAGTATCGCTCGGGGAGACCCAATTCACGGCGAATCCGGGGGGCGTCGGTGCGAGTCTTCTCCAACTCGGCGGCGAAGTAGTCGTTGTCGACGACGTCGTACCCCGGTTCGATGCGGTCGGCCGAGACGCCGAGCTTGGCCACGTACTGCCTATGGCGCGTGCCTCCGACCAGGGCCGCGTCGAACTGCGAGACGATCCGCCGCTTGACCCACTCGCGAACGGTCTTGCGACGGAAGTCGATTTCGGTCGTCGCGGACAGAAGCACGCGCCCCGCGCCGCGGGTCGTCGCCCATTGCAGGGCGCCGAGCGCCTCGGGGACGGTCCAGCCGGGGATGGCGACGACGTCGGGCGCCGCGGCGTCGAGGGCCGCCTGCACCGCCGCGACGACCTCGCCGCCCGGCACGGAGAGAATGTTACGCCCCTTGAACAAGGTCGTGATTCCCAAATCCTCCTGCCGCTCGGCCCGCCAGCCGGCCACGTTCGTCGCGCCGAGTCCGTCGACGATTTCGATTCCGACCAGTTCGCCGCAGCCGGCGATCGCGCGCCGCGCGGCGACGTATCGCGCCAAGTGGTACCGCCCGAACACGCCGTAGACGAGGGCGACGTTCATCGGTTTCGCCGCGTCGCCGTCTCGGCGACGGCGTCGAGCAGGATGCGGCGGAACTCGCGCCGCCCCTCGGCGCCGAGCGCGTCGACGCGGCGCTTCGCCTCGGCGAATCGCTCCCGGTTTTGCGGGTCGAGTGCGAAGTCGATCTTGGCGCGAAGCTCCTCGGCCGTGAAGTCGGCGATGTCGACCACTTGGTCGCCGAGCCCCGCCATCTCCATCATGCCGCGGGTCTTGGGCAAATAGGCGATCGCCGCCAGCGGGGCGCCGGTCTGCAATGCAAATACGTTCGAGTGCATGCGCGAACCGAGGAACGCCAGCGAGCGGCCGATGATGCCGCGCATGATCGGGGGAGGATAGTTCGTCTCGTCGACCGCCACGGCCTCCGGGGCCAGCCGGTGCAATTCGTGCATGGCCGATTCGTCGCCCGGGGTGCCGAACCCGGCCTCGACTTGCTTGAGGACGAGCGTCGATACGCCGTGCCGGGCGCGCAGTTCACGGGCGACCTGGGCGACGTTGGCCAAGTACGCGGCCCGGGCCTGTGCGGGGGCGTTCGAACCCGGAAAGTACCAATCGAGCACCGTCGCCGCCAAGAATCGTCGAGGCTCCACGCCGAGCTTGGCGAGCGCCGCTTCGGCTCCCGCTTCGTCGACTCGATTGTCGTAGAACGCCATGTCCGGCAATTGCTGCACCAACTCGTCGGGCAGCTGCAACTCGTCGCGCACGATCCGCTCGGAGGCCGACTCGCGGACGATCACCCGCTGCGTCCGGCGCAGCAACTTCGCCGCTCGGCGCCGCCAAAAGGGGGAGTGAAACGGCCCGATGCTTTGCGGCGCCAGGATCACCGGGGCGCCGCTGGCGACTGCCATCTGCAGGTGAGCCAGATTGCTGACGATGCTGGGATTGGAGTCCTCCAAGTAGCCCCCCGGACAGGCGACGACCAGATCGAGATCGGCGAAGCAGGAAGCCCGCCCCCCGGCGCCCCGCGGAAGGAAACTCGGCCTCACGACGTTTCGCCACACGCCGACGAGCAAGCCAGCGACGTTGTCCGCCCGGCGGCGGAGTCCGCCGCGCGAAGACGTGCCGTACTGCGTGCTCCAGCGGACCTGCGGGAAGTAGCGCGCTTGGCTCGCCGGATCGCGGCAGATCCCCAGCAGCTCGGCCCCGGGAAAGGCGTCAGCCAGGGACTGCAGCAGCGCGTCCAGCAGCATCCAGTCGCCCTTGTTCACGTAGCCGAAGACGTGCGTCACGAGAATCCGCATCCGGCGTTCCGCAGTGCGCTCTCGGTCCTCCGGGGGAGCGCCTCCCGCCGTCGTGCGGGTGTCGTCGAGTTCAGGAATAGCTGTAGACGACGGCACGCGCCGGTTCCTGTCTTTGTCGGGCCCAATAGAGCAACGGGACGACGAGAATCGAAATCATGACAATCCGATTGACGAACATGTGCGTACTGTGAGCGATGCACCAGAGCGAGGGGATCAGCAGCGAGATGTAGAGAATCTGCGCCGAAGGCCACCTAAGCATGGCCGAGTTGTAAAGCCCGCGCATGAAGTAGGCGACCAAGAAGAACTTGAACGCCCCGAAGTACCAGAAGGATTCGTACGCATCGGCCACGCCCGTCTTCGAGGCGCCGTTGTAGAAGGCGTACATTTGGTACGCTGCGCTGTCCTGACGAAAATGCCCCGGGTTGATCATCAACGACTGCTTGAACTCGTGGCCGAGCAACTGCCCTGGAACGAACCCGAACACCAAGGCGTTCCAGTGCGAGATCCCGAAATCGAAAGAGCCGCTTTCATCGACCATTTGGATCGCCAGGCAGCAGCGGATTCCCTCGCTCGGCTGCTCGGCAATCGAATGCTGGACGCCTTTGAAAATCTCGTCGACGGTGAGCTTTTCGAGATTGAAACTCGTACTGCCCAAGAGGCTCGACTTCAGTCCCTCGCCGTGCGAGAGACTGCGGCGGTAGACCGAGATCGACAGCAGCAAGACGATGCCCAACGCAAAGCCGCCGACGATCATCGGCCGGGGGAGCGTCTTGCGCCGCACGAGCCAGTACGAGCAGAGCAACGTCACGCCAATAAATGCAAACTGACTGCGTCGCCCGCCGAAGATCGCTTTGTCGGCGAGGAGCAGCAGTCCGATCAACACTGGCGGCAGGAACTTGCGATCGCGCGATTGCAGGTAACCGATCAGCGAAGTGATCAAGCCGTAGTGAAGCAACTGCGAGAAGAATTGGAGAATGGTCGATGAACCCGTCCACTGGCCGCGACGGAGTTCCGCCTGCTCAAGATTGCTCAAAGCGAACATCATGACGACCCCGACGATCGTCAAGAACCAACTGACGGCGACTAACTTCTGCGGCTCGAAGCGCCATTCCGCTGCGCGGATTCCCTTATTGTTCAATCCGTAACCGAGAAAAATTGCGCCCAGACAAAGAACCGCCGTCGTCGCCGCTTCCTGGATGGCAGCAGGCGAAATCCCCTGGACCTGCGACGCTCCGTACAACTGCGGCAAGATAAAGCCGCCGAACAGCAGACTGCAAAGCGTGGGGAGTTCGATCAGACCCTCCGGCCGGCGCAGGCCCCCGAGCAGCCCTGCGACGCAGCAGACGCCTAGCACCGCGAGCATAATCTCGGTCATGGCCGGGTCGCCCCCGCGAAGCGCGACTGGAAACAGTCCAGCAAGGCCTTGCCGTAGGCCTGCAGATCGTACTCCTGCCCGCGAATCGCCGCCGAGCGTGACATGCGCGCCAGCAAGTCGCGATCGCCGGCCAAGCGCCGGATTGCGCTGGCGATCGCCTCGGCGTCGCGAATCGGGACGATGAAACCGTCCTGACCGTCTCGCACGACGCTGCCGGTGTTGGGCGTGCACACGACCGGAAGCCCGGCCGTCAAGGCCTCGTACGTGACGGTCGCCGATCCCTCGCAGAGCGACGGGAGAAGAAAGACGTCGGCCCAGGCCAAGTGCTCGATGACTTCGCAGCGCGGGACGGGACCCCGCAAGTCGGTCGTCGCGGCGATCTCTCGTCCCGCTTCGGGCGACGCGGCCAACGGGCCGACGACCCGAAACTCGGCGACGTCGGCCGCTTGGCGCGCCGCTTCCATCACGTATTGGGTCCCTTTTCTCAGGCCCACGGCGCCCAGCGTCAAAACTCGCAGCTTGCCGCGGCTGAAATCGGTCCGTTCGCAGCGGAATGCGCCGTCGACCCCGTAGGGGACGGCTTGGTACCGCTCGACTGGCCCGCCGCAAGCGCGGAGCGCGTCGCCCACGAACTCCGAACCGCCGACGATCAAGTCGGCGAGTTCCCACTCTCGCTCGAGGCGATCGTAGCTCCGATGCACGGCAGGAGACTCGACGACAGGCCGTTCCCAGTGGGGATAGCGGCGCTGCTCTTCGGCGAGAATTCGCAAGAGAAATCGTCGCGGCGCGTTGGTTTGCTCGAGGACGGTGAACAGGCCTTGCGCGCGGGCCGCGCAAAGAATCTCGAGCCCGCCGTAGTTGAAGCAGTATGCCGCCGAAGCGTCGCGGAACCCGCCGTCGACGACCCGTCGACAAAACTCCGTGGCGAATTTCATGCCGCCGACGAGCGTTTCGTCGAGGTCGCCGAGTCTCCGGTCGCGCGCGTGACGGTACCCCAGGTTCGTAAACGCGGTGACTTTGTCCGCGGGGATTCCGCTTGGGTCGCGGCTCAAGAGCCGACGCAACGAGGCGGGACGCCACGACGCGGGCAGGGCGTGGAGGAGGCGGGGCCAGCCTTTCGTCGCACAAATGTCCGTATACAAATGCGCCAGCATGCCGGACTTCTGCAAGATTCGAGGCACCGCATAGTGCATCCGGGCGCCAATCTGCGCGACGACGACGGTCAGAGGTTCGAGAATTTCGGCCGCGACTGTCACTGCTCGCCTCCCGCCCGACCGACCAGAGCTCGCTCGTTGAAGACGTAGCCGAACAGGTCGACGTCTTCCTCGAAGATTCCCCCGATGAACGCTTTCAAGTCCCCGTCGTAGTATTCCCGGTAATCCTCGCGTCCCGTCGCGCTTCCGATCCGCGGCAAATCGACCGATTGCACGCCGAGGCGGGATAACTTGTGCAGTTCGTCGCCGAGCGCCTCGAACCGCAACAGCTCGTCCATGGCGATGCGCCCCGTCGAATCCCGCAAGAATGCAACTTGAGTTCGCTGGTGGGCGCGAACGTTGTGGTCCCGCGGGGGGCGATCGAGCCAGCCCCTCCAGAAGGCGTCGAAATCGGCTCGCGACGGCTCGCGGCTCCGATCGCGCCAATGGTGATACGTCGAGACCGCGCGGTCCCACGGATTGCGGCACACGGCGAACTTGAACGCTTCGGCCAACGTGCGCGGCGGCACGAGACCCAACAACTCGATCTCCTGCAGCGTGCAATGCTGGGCGCACAGACTGACGTCGACCGTGCCGAACAGCCGCTGCGAGGCCTTGCGATCGGCGAACTTGCGTTGGAGATACGTGCCGGCGCGCGCCGGAAAGCTGCGGAAGCGGTACGACGCCAACTCGGCTTTGTCGACCATGCCGAGCAGCGCCTCGATCGACTTCCCAGCATTCTTGGGGACGTGGATGAAGAGCAGGTTGCGATTAGGATCGTAAGTCATTTCGTCTTATCAACGACAAGTGCCGGCGCGTGCGGCCCGGCGGCTTCACGAGTTCCATTGTTGCCAGTAGCCGGCAGGCTTGTGCTGGTCTGCCAGCAACTCGCGGACGTCGTCGCCAAGTTTCGCTTTGACGAAGGCGAGAGTCTCGTCGTCCCAACGAGGTCGTTCCTCAATAGGTCGCTTCATATGACGCCTGACGAGACCGCGCCATGAGTTCGGAAGTCGGCTGCGAATGGCGCCGACGAGCGGCAATCGCCTAGCCAGGGACAGGACTCGTCCGTCGATCAGCTTTCCCGAAGAGACGTTCTCGGGACGATCAAGCCCCTGGAATTCAAAACCGGGGTCCAGCCCCAAAAATCGAAGTACGTCGGCAAGAGTCGGAGCGGGGGCCGCGATCATGTCCTCAAAAAACACGATCCGGATTCTGTCCGCCGGAAAGTGCTCGCGGTAACGACTCAATTGTTCATAGTATCGGGTGGAATCGATGAGAATCGACGATTCGTGGACAGCGCGATTAAAATCCGAAACAACCTCGTTCGAGCCGTTCGTCCGCAGTTCGATCCACAGCGACTCGATCCGTTTGACGGGCTCTCGGACGGCGTAAATGATTTTCGCATCGGGCAGGCAATCCGCAATTCTTGACGCCGCCTCGGGGTGCTGACGCAACGCCGAGCATCGCCAGCCGCCTGCGATAAAGACCTGCTGTCCCTCGTATCGAGGAAACAAAGTTGCGTAGTACTCGAGCCCCCGCCGGTACATCTGGTCGTTCGTGAAAAAAGCGATATCGTTGCCCGAGTAGACGTCGGGATGTTGATTGAGCTTCCGTTTCAAGAAGCTCGTGCCCGCTTTTGCCGCTCCGATGACGAACGTATTGGGAAGCATGTCAGTCCGAATCCAATGTGAAGGGTCGATTGCGTCGCGGCGCTGTGCGGGTTGCGAGTCCATCGTTTTCAATTAGCTGCGTCGCCCCGGAACAGGGGGGAGCATCACGTCGTGCAGGAACGTTCGCCACGTATCGCCGACAAGACTTAGCGAACCGCGAAGCACGACTCCGGCCAAGATCATTTCGGCTCCCAGCAGCGCGACCGCCGGACCGATCAATCCCAGGGCCCTTGTCAGCGGGACGGCGACAAGGCAGCTCGCGCCCATCCCGAACACGAAAAGCATCGCCAGCCGTTGATGAAGATTGATCGAGGTTGCGACGACGGAACTGGTGAACCACGTCGTTCGCATGAACACGGCCAGCAACAACGACGCCAACAGGGCAAGATCGCAAGTCACCTTGCCTCGGGTCCAGAATTGCAGCAGCCAGGGACCTGTGAGGCAAGCGAACGCCAGCGCCAGAGCTGAAACCCAAATTGCGTATCGACACGCTTGGCGATGGAGTCGCCGTTGGAGCGGTATGTCCGATTCGCCGTAGGCTCGAGCGAACTCAGGGCTGACGACGCGGTTGATGATCGACGTCAGTTGCGTAGCGATATTGGCGATCGTTCGGTGGGCGGAGAAAGCGACGGTCGCCGCAGGACCTGCAACTGCGGCGACCACTTGGATCATCCCTTGATTGTTCAGGGCATGTCCCAACGGCATGGCGGCCGAGGCGAAGGCGGGACTTACGAGTCTGCGAAGGACTTGCCCGTCGGCATGTCGAACGCCGGCGTGCAGCCAGGGGCTGTAACGCTTCAGCACGAGCATCGTCACGGCGTGCGCCGCCAGCCGAAAAACGGTTCCTAGCACCGCGGCTGCAATCATCGAACGGAACGTCAGGGCCCCGATCGCTTGGCCGATGAATTCGCTCGTCCGTTGCAAAGTGAAGCACAACGATCCGACGGCGAAGTTCCCGTCACAGCGGAACCCGGCGATCGCCAATTGAGACAGTACGCTCGACAACACGCCCACGATCAGGGCCGTGCCGATGACTCGAATTTCCGCGAGCGAGACCTCGACCGGCAACAGTGCAGGAAACGGCGTAAGCCAGAGAACCCCCAAGCCGACGATCAACGCGATTCCTGAAATCGCGGAAAGCAGCGCCCACATGCTTTGGTAGACGACGACGACTCGTTTTCGGTCGCCCCGTCCGGCGTCCATTGCCATCTCGTTGGCGGCAGCCGTCGCGAATCCCATTTCGCTGAGCGTCAGAAACGATGCCAACGAGGTCAGTGCCAGCCAGTGGCCGAACCCTTTCATTCCCCAGGCAGCGACAAAGGCCGGAAACGCGGCCAATTGAATGCTCGCCGATACGACTTGGCCGAAAAGCGCCGCTGAAAATCCGCTGACGATCCGCGCTCGGACGGAGTTCTGCGGGCTCGCAGGATCGGGATCAAGTTTGGAGGCTCCGGATTCCATCAGCGGTCGATTGTGAATCGCAGTAGGGACTCCTCGCTGTCGACGGCGTTGGCCCGGATGTTGCGAACCAATCGCTGGTAGGTCGTCGGCGCCGGCTCGCAGGCGAGCGACCGGGCGCCGCAGACGGCGCTTGCCAAGATCGTGTAGACGCCGACGTTGGCGCCCAGGTCAAGCAACAGGTCGCCCGGCCGCAGCAGATGGAGGACGAACGACATCTCGACGAACTCGTGCAGTCCGACGTAGATATTCCCCGTCGCGCCCTGCATGCTGCGTTCGACGACGAGCCGCGAATCGTTGACGAAGGGGTACTCGACCGGGTGTTTCAGCAGCCGGCTTCCCAACTGCCACCGCGCCCAGCGCGAGATGCTTGCCCGC
This genomic interval carries:
- a CDS encoding acyltransferase: MTEPAVAMTNVDSASEPSRAVPPAAGALCRPYDVESLRAAGALVGRRARIAPDVTVDCPERLEIGDDVEIGAGVRLMTAGGVTIGDRAIISPGAQVLSSTPSIPRRGRPVSAAPPLSAQIDVDADAWIGPGAILLPGVQVGAAAIVLAGSVVAGSVANSRIVRGNPASYHMTRNHI
- a CDS encoding glycosyltransferase, with the protein product MKVALVTGSISRSGAGVAAAVRDLTEALAATGNVELGVASLEDDHASADLAAWSAVRPRLSPVVGPARLGYAPRLRETLVELAPDLVHTHGLWQLLSASVSAWERATRKPYLVSPHGMIDPWALRLSRWKKRLALALYENRHLRRAACLHALCDAERDSARAMGLCNPVAVIPNGVNLPEEPAPLADGPRQLLFLGRLHPKKGLHELLAGWASLSATERREWRLVVAGADDADMLSGLRRQAADAGIADSVDLVGPKYGRDKHELICASSAFILPSHSEGLPVAALEASSYGLPLLITDHCNLPEMFAAEAALRIEPRPESIAAGLRTLASLSPADLRSTGARGRRLVEERFAWPRIAGQFVATYQWVLGGGPAPEWVCTK
- a CDS encoding glycosyltransferase is translated as MNVALVYGVFGRYHLARYVAARRAIAGCGELVGIEIVDGLGATNVAGWRAERQEDLGITTLFKGRNILSVPGGEVVAAVQAALDAAAPDVVAIPGWTVPEALGALQWATTRGAGRVLLSATTEIDFRRKTVREWVKRRIVSQFDAALVGGTRHRQYVAKLGVSADRIEPGYDVVDNDYFAAELEKTRTDAPRIRRELGLPERYFLTAARFIAKKNLSRLLQAYAEYRRQAGSAAWKLVIAGDGELRPALEAEAERLDLGEAALFPGFAGYDQMPAYYGLAGAYVQASTSEQWGLVVNEAMASGLPVLVSDRCGCAPDLVHEGVNGWTFDPYDVAGMTTVLLRISGLPDARLQDMAVASRRIVDQWGPDRFARGLLRAAEASLTARARGSRLLDRALTRLALRVAPR
- a CDS encoding polysaccharide pyruvyl transferase family protein yields the protein MRILVTHVFGYVNKGDWMLLDALLQSLADAFPGAELLGICRDPASQARYFPQVRWSTQYGTSSRGGLRRRADNVAGLLVGVWRNVVRPSFLPRGAGGRASCFADLDLVVACPGGYLEDSNPSIVSNLAHLQMAVASGAPVILAPQSIGPFHSPFWRRRAAKLLRRTQRVIVRESASERIVRDELQLPDELVQQLPDMAFYDNRVDEAGAEAALAKLGVEPRRFLAATVLDWYFPGSNAPAQARAAYLANVAQVARELRARHGVSTLVLKQVEAGFGTPGDESAMHELHRLAPEAVAVDETNYPPPIMRGIIGRSLAFLGSRMHSNVFALQTGAPLAAIAYLPKTRGMMEMAGLGDQVVDIADFTAEELRAKIDFALDPQNRERFAEAKRRVDALGAEGRREFRRILLDAVAETATRRNR
- a CDS encoding glycosyltransferase family 4 protein: MTVAAEILEPLTVVVAQIGARMHYAVPRILQKSGMLAHLYTDICATKGWPRLLHALPASWRPASLRRLLSRDPSGIPADKVTAFTNLGYRHARDRRLGDLDETLVGGMKFATEFCRRVVDGGFRDASAAYCFNYGGLEILCAARAQGLFTVLEQTNAPRRFLLRILAEEQRRYPHWERPVVESPAVHRSYDRLEREWELADLIVGGSEFVGDALRACGGPVERYQAVPYGVDGAFRCERTDFSRGKLRVLTLGAVGLRKGTQYVMEAARQAADVAEFRVVGPLAASPEAGREIAATTDLRGPVPRCEVIEHLAWADVFLLPSLCEGSATVTYEALTAGLPVVCTPNTGSVVRDGQDGFIVPIRDAEAIASAIRRLAGDRDLLARMSRSAAIRGQEYDLQAYGKALLDCFQSRFAGATRP
- a CDS encoding sulfotransferase family 2 domain-containing protein, with the protein product MTYDPNRNLLFIHVPKNAGKSIEALLGMVDKAELASYRFRSFPARAGTYLQRKFADRKASQRLFGTVDVSLCAQHCTLQEIELLGLVPPRTLAEAFKFAVCRNPWDRAVSTYHHWRDRSREPSRADFDAFWRGWLDRPPRDHNVRAHQRTQVAFLRDSTGRIAMDELLRFEALGDELHKLSRLGVQSVDLPRIGSATGREDYREYYDGDLKAFIGGIFEEDVDLFGYVFNERALVGRAGGEQ
- a CDS encoding sulfotransferase yields the protein MDSQPAQRRDAIDPSHWIRTDMLPNTFVIGAAKAGTSFLKRKLNQHPDVYSGNDIAFFTNDQMYRRGLEYYATLFPRYEGQQVFIAGGWRCSALRQHPEAASRIADCLPDAKIIYAVREPVKRIESLWIELRTNGSNEVVSDFNRAVHESSILIDSTRYYEQLSRYREHFPADRIRIVFFEDMIAAPAPTLADVLRFLGLDPGFEFQGLDRPENVSSGKLIDGRVLSLARRLPLVGAIRSRLPNSWRGLVRRHMKRPIEERPRWDDETLAFVKAKLGDDVRELLADQHKPAGYWQQWNS